DNA from Kogia breviceps isolate mKogBre1 chromosome 3, mKogBre1 haplotype 1, whole genome shotgun sequence:
gtttattgaggtaggattgtattgctataaacttccctcttagaatcgcttttgctgtatcctataggttttgggttgtcatatttacatcgtcatttgtttctaggtatttttttaatgtcctctttgatttcttcagtgatctcttggttatttagtagtgtattgtttagcctccatgtgtctgtatttttttccagattttttcctgtaattgatatctagtctcatagcattgtggttggaaaagatacttgatatgatttcaattttcttaaatttaccaaggcttgatttgtgacccaagatatgatctatcctggagaatgttccatgagcacttcagaagaaagtgtattctgttgtttatggattgaatgtcctgtaaatatcaattaagtccatcttgtttaatgtatcatttaaagcttgcatatccttatttattttcattttggatgatctgtccattggtgaaagtggggtgttaaagtcccctgctatgattatgttactgtcaatttccccttatatggctgttagcacttgccttatgttttgaggtgctcctatgttgggtgcataaaaatttacaattgctatatcttcttcttggattgatcccttgatcattatgtagtgtccttctttgtctcttgtaatagtctttattttaaagtctattttgtctgataggagaattgttactccagctttcttttgatttccatttgcatggaatatttttttccatcccctcactttcagtctgtatgtgtccctatttctgaagtgcatctcttgtagacagcatatatatgggtcttgcttttgtatccattcagccagtctatgtgcaTGGGCTTCCTGTAGTTGCgacgagctggggctactcttcgttgtggtgtgtgggcttctcattgaggtgtgctctctgttgcagagcacgggctctaggcatacaggcttcagtagttgcatcatacgggctcagtatttgtgtcTCACAGGCTgtatagcgcaggctcagtagttgtggtgcacaggcttagttgctccacagcatgtgggatcttcccagaccagggctcgaacccatgtcccctgcattggcaggtggattcttaaccactgtgccaccatggaagtccctcaaattttcttaataacatatactaccacaaaaattaaaaaaactaattttatttttaaaatttctaccacTGGGCAAGCTAAGTCCAAAAAAGTAGAGGCTTGATAAATGTATTTGGTTTGATAAGGAGGATATTTACCCTGGAATTATGTCTTTTGATGCATAATATTCCTCATAGAAAAATTGTAAAGTACAGAAATGTAAAGATGGAACCTTAAATCACCAGACTCTAATCACTGATATATTCTTTGTTGTTCTTGAATGGAACTGGGCTTGGGCTATTTAGAAAGAATGGTCCTTCATTTCCATTTCAGCAAGACCATTAGCAGAGTTTGTTCAGCCAGCGTCATCCTATAATGTGCCAGCCCTGCTGTATCAGAAGTGTGGCTTTCTGCACACAGCACAGAGAATACTAAAAGGACAATTATTGGTCTTTGGTCAGCCAGCATGCTTTCCCACTTTACATGGTATAGGCAACTTAGTAATTTGAATTTCCTTTGGTGAACCAGCATTTTCTCTGTCTCAGTTCATGTGGTTTGGGTGAAACCGACCCCAGCCTATCCAAAGTGGGAATGACCTACGTTTAAATCATCCCTGGATTCAATTTCTATGGTCAGAGTGATTCATGAATTTAGGCCAATAAATGCCAAGTGCAGAACGTTTATTTCCAAACATTAACAAGAGAGATGGACTCTATCACTCTGagcatttgtaattaaaaaaaatatatgttaaaagtcCCCTAGAAAGGAAGCTAAGATGATGAATGGGTGTCTATAAAGATTTAGTACATGGTGGCCATGCTCTGTTATTGTCCTGTGAATCCCTCAACCACAGCCCTTCCCGAGTTGCACTCTGGTCACagatgtttctttctcttccaccAGACAGTCAGTTCTCTAAGGGAAGGAGACACATGTGCAGTATGTTTGGTCATAGCACAGAGAAGAGCCTAAACTCACATCTGCTCAAGAAATCATCCTGTGGACTTAGCAGTATGGAAATGAGGTCTTGGTGGTTCAACCACTGAGGACTCAAGTTTCTGGGCTCCAGGACCTCTACTGGTCGATACCACATCCTACGGTCCCCGCCCTGCATTCTTGGGTTCCTGCTCTAGGCTGCAACAGGTGGTCTGCTCTGAGTCATCCTCTGTGGGGACCCATGTGGTCACTGCATGTTTCTCACACAACCACCCAGAGAACGTCATCAGGTAGACGGAATGGAGGCAAGGCAGCTTTCATAGAAAGCCTTCAAGGATGAAGCATCACAAAACCAGAGGGGAACAAAAGGTCACTGAGCCCATATGCACTTCCTCCCTCTCTTGGTGTGGAGGGGGCTAAAAAGAGAGCAAGGAGGAAGCACAAGCAGCTCCGACCTGGGCAGCCTTCCTGGGAAGATGCAGCCACTCCTGCTCCTGTTGGCCTTTCTACTGCCCCCCAGGGCAAAGGCAGGTGAGTGACCATCCCCACACTCAGAGGCCCAACCTCTTACCCCAGTTGGCACTGAGCACCTGCCCCTTCTGCACATCCCTGATCCATCTATCCACTGGGAACATTCTGAACACCAGCTCCCATCCCACCTCATACCCCCAAGTAAAATGCTGGATACGCCACCAGCAGGAGTGACAGAGCAAAGGTTGTTCTCAAGAAAAGCCAGTGGGTACTATTCCCTCCTCCAGCCCTACCTTTGCTGTGTGGAAAGTTGAACTTTCCTAGAAATGATGGCAGAGGGTGGGaaactggaaaagagaaaataatcaatTCCTCTGAAGAGGGCAGAGTGGGCCTGACAACTGCATCTAGAATGAGACAGGTGCCCCCTCAGCAACTGCTCAGTGGACCTCGGAGTTGGTGCTGTTGCCTGTGCTCAATCACCAGgctcctcagtccctttctccacctctgcttttctttcttttttttttttataacatctttattagaatataattgctttacaatggtgtgttagtttctgctttatgacaaagtgaatcagttatacacatacatatgttcccatatctcttccctcttgcatctccctcccttccaccctccctatcccacccctctaggtggacacaaaccaccgagctgatctccctgtgctatgtggctgcttcccactagctatctattttacgtttggtagtgtatatatgtccatgccactctctcactttgtcacagcttccccttcccactccccatatcctcaagtccattctctagtagatctgtgtctttattcctgtcttacccctaggttctccatgaccttttttttttcttagattccatatatatgtgttagcatacggtatttgtttttctctctctgacttacttcactctgtatgacagactctaggtccatccacctcactacaaataactcaatttcgtttctttttatggctgagtaatattccattgtatatatgtgctacaccttctttatccattcatctgttgatggacacttaggtggcttccatgtccaggctattgtaagtagagctgcagtgaacattttggtacatgactctttttgaattatggttatatCAGGGtggatgcccagtagtgggattgttgggtagttctatttttagttttttagggaacctccatactgttctccatagtggctgcaccaatttacattcccaccaacagtgcaagagggttcccttttctccacaccctctccagcatttattgtttgttgattttttgatgatggccattctgaccagtgtgagatgatatctcattgtagttttgattttcatttctctaatgattaatgatgttgagcattctttcatgtgtttgttggcaatccgtatatcttctttggagaaatgtctatttaggtcttctggccttttttggattgggttttttgtttttttattattgagttgcatgagctgtttgtaaattttggagattaatcctttgtcagttgtttcatttgcaaatattttctcccattctgagggttgtctttttatcttgtttatggtttcctttgctgtgcagaagcttttaagtttcattaggtcccatttgtttatttttgtttttatttccatttctctaggaggtgggtcaaaaaggatcttgctgtggtttaagtcatagagtgttctgcctatgttttcctctaagagtctgatagtgtctggccttacatttaggtctttaatttgcttttcttcctaAACCATTAGTGGCTCCCCTCTTTCAAGGATGAAGCCACTGTTGGGCAGACCAGAACTTCTCTCCTTTCCAGAATCCCACCAGCATTGGCCCTACCAACAACCCCCTTCCAGAGGCCCATTTTGTGCGTGTGTCGGTGGGGGGTGGACAGGGGTGTGGTCATTCCTTCATGTAgccaacatatatttattgggcacttactaCATGTCAGGCCCTGGGAAATAGGCTATGATGACATTGAGATCCCTACTCTAAAGTCCTGAGCACTGGAAAGCAAGGCTATCCTAGACAGGATGACAGGGCCATTAGAAACTCATTGAAACAAAGCATAGTCAGGAGAGGAATGTTCAGAAGCCTCTAGGACTTTGCTGTACCTAAGACAGGTATGCTCATCTCCAACTATGTGTGGAAGACAGTTTCACAGACCCAGAACTGCTGCTCTTCCCTTTTCTAGAAGAGGATGTTGAGGCCCCTCACACCCCCAACCTCAGGCCAGGCTGGACCTGCAGTGCCCAGCAGTTCTGAGCATCAAGCCGATGTCTGCCAGGTGCAGTCAGTGGTTGCACGCAAGCAGAACAGTCTTTTCCTTCAGGGGAGATCATCGGGGGCCATGAGGCCAAGCCCCACTCCCGCCCCTACATGGCGTTTCTTCAGATCTGGGACCAGGATGACCAAAAAAGGTGCGGTGGGTTCCTGATTCGAGAGGACTTTGTGCTGACAGCCGCTCACTGCTGGGGAAGGTAAGGAGATAAAAGTAGCCCGCACCCTCCTGAAAATCCCTGGCAGGGAGCCCTGCCTTTTTTTCTGGAAGCAACCAGGCTCCTAGGAACACATGAGCTGGGAGGGCTCCTGAGAGGGTGAGAAAGAGGtcaggggggaggggcaggtcaGTGCCAGAGGCATTGCTGAAGTAAGAGAGACTAGAGATAGGGCATGCCTTGGTATCAGAATGCAAACTTATGCAATTTCACATTTTCCTGGGGCTAACTGACACTTGGGAACCACTGTGCCCTTACCAATGGCTCCAGAATCTGACCTTGGCTGCCAAGAAACAAAGGGCACAGACAGTTCAGCCCCCAGGGCCCTCCTGTTGCCTGCATTTCCCCTCAGCTGCAGCCCTGCCCTGGTGTCACCTGCCCTTCATGGCTCCTGGGCTGTATCTCCTGTGACTCCACCTCCTGCTCTGCTCTCTGTGCAGCTCAGTCAACGTCACCCTGGGGGCCCACAACATCAAGGATCGGGAGAGGACCCAGCAGGTCATCCCAGTGAGAAAAGCCATCCCCCACCCAGACTATAATAAAAAGAACTACTCCAATGACATCATGTTACTAAAGGTAAGCCTCCTTGTTTCTCCTGCCCTCCTGGAAACAGATCATTTCCCCTCCCACTGCTATGCATCCCTTTCCTCCCTGCCATCTGGCTGCCTGACCAGTCCCTGTGGCTCAGGTGAGAGGGAAGACACTGCAGCATCATTGTCATGTCCAGGCCCGGGGACCACTGGCTGAGCTGGactctcttgcctcttcccatCAGCTGGAGAGAAAGGCCAAGCAGACTGCAGCCGTGAGACCCCTCAGACTGCCCAGGAGCAAGGCCTGGGTGAAGCCAGGACAGGTGTGCCGTGTAGCCGGCTGGGGGAAGGTCTCTATGGGCACGTACTCAGACACACTGCAGGAGGTAAAGCTGACCATACAGGAGGATCAAAAGTGTGAATCCCACTTACACAGTTATTACAACAATGCCATTCAGCTGTGTGTGGGGgacccaaagaaaaacaaagcttccTTTAAGGTGAGAATGACCACCTACTTTGCCTGGCCCTGGGGAGACACGTGTTTGCAGAAGATCTGGGaccagggggaggagagggagctgCCACCTGGTGAAGTGAAGCAGTGACAATGTCCAGGGTCAGGGCTTGGCAGCCGAGGGGACCACGGGGGCCTGCCTTGCCCTCTGATCTCTTACCCGGAGGCCATGCAAGGTGGCCTCCAACGAGAGGGGGCTTGGGATGGCAGGGGGGGCAGGACCAGGAGGAGACCTGGCTCagtccttccccttctctgtcctCAGGGGGACTCCGGGGGCCCTCTGGTGTGTAACAATGTGGCCCAGGGCATTGTCTCCTATGGACAAAAAAACGGGTCACCTCCACGGGCCTGCACCAAAGTCTCAAGTTTCCTGCCCTGGATAAAGAAAACCATGAAAAGCCTCTGACTGCGGAACCAGACCTTCTTCCCTGGAGCTGATCCAGAATCACACTGAGGGGCTGGAGGTATCAGCAGCTGAATAAATGTCTCTCAGCTGAGCAGGAAGGGCTCGTTTCTCGTTTACTCATTGACCCTTCTTCATAGGCACCCACTCTATGTTTCGAAAGCCAACGAGAAAATTTTGCAGTTTTTTGCTTccacctcttccccctccctccatctcttccCATAAACCCCATGCAAAGCTGTTACCCAGATCCTGCATACCCACACCTGTCTTTCAGGGTCTGCCCTCCTGCCAGGGCTGAAGCTGAGCACCATCAGGAGAAAACATGAACCTCTCTGGTCCTGGGGCTCAGGGTGAGCTTCTTGGCTCCTTGCCCTGTGTTACATGGCAGAGAGGAGGGGATCACACCACGGGTCCTGGACACCAAGCAGGCACAGCCTGGGGCTGCAGCTCCAGGACAGAGCCCCACcactggggaggggaggcacCTTCCTGAGC
Protein-coding regions in this window:
- the LOC131753333 gene encoding granzyme B-like encodes the protein MHFLPLLVWRGLKREQGGSTSSSDLGSLPGKMQPLLLLLAFLLPPRAKAGEIIGGHEAKPHSRPYMAFLQIWDQDDQKRCGGFLIREDFVLTAAHCWGSSVNVTLGAHNIKDRERTQQVIPVRKAIPHPDYNKKNYSNDIMLLKLERKAKQTAAVRPLRLPRSKAWVKPGQVCRVAGWGKVSMGTYSDTLQEVKLTIQEDQKCESHLHSYYNNAIQLCVGDPKKNKASFKGDSGGPLVCNNVAQGIVSYGQKNGSPPRACTKVSSFLPWIKKTMKSL